One window of Triticum dicoccoides isolate Atlit2015 ecotype Zavitan chromosome 5A, WEW_v2.0, whole genome shotgun sequence genomic DNA carries:
- the LOC119301183 gene encoding enoyl-[acyl-carrier-protein] reductase [NADH] 2, chloroplastic-like, with the protein MGASAATGMQMVAARPCIPACQRMLGSRSGVSAFGRALSTRTGFASCVKTASSGSLISVSRKRFAVRAMSQGAVQGLPIDLRGKRAFIAGIADDNGYGWAIAKALAAAGAEILVGTWVPALNIFETSLRRGKFDESRKLPDGSLMEITKVYPLDAVFDSLEDVPEDVKANKRYAGSSKWTVKEVAETVKDDFGSIDILVHSLANGPEVTKPLLETSRSGYLAAVSASSYSFISLLQHFLPIMNPGGASISLTYIASERTIPGYGGGMSSAKAALESDTRVLAFEAGRKGKIRVNTISAGPLGSRAAKAIGFIEKMIEYSYVNAPLQKELLAEEVGNAAAFLVSPLASAITGSTVYVDNGLNTMALAVDSPTLST; encoded by the exons ATGGGTGCATCTGCAGCTACCGGTATGCAGATGGTGGCGGCGCGCCCTTGCATCCCAGCTTGCCAGCGAATGCTTGGGTCGAGATCTGGAGTTTCTGCATTCGGAAGGGCGCTCAGCACCAGAACTGGCTTTGCAAGCTGTGTTAAAACTGCGTCATCTGGATCGCTCATTTCTGTAAGCCGCAAGAGGTTTGCTGTCAGGGCGATGTCTCAGGGAGCTGTCCAAGGACTCCCCATTGATCTCAGAG GTAAAAGAGCATTTATTGCTGGAATCGCTGATGATAATGGTTATGGCTGGGCAATAGCCAAGGCTCTTGCTGCAGCTGGTGCTGAAATTCTTGTTGGTACATGGGTGCCT GCACTGAACATATTCGAGACAAGCTTGAGACGTGGAAAGTTTGACGAATCACGGAA GCTGCCTGATGGATCCCTTATGGAGATTACTAAAGTGTATCCACTGGATGCAGTTTTTGACTCCCTGGAGGATGTTCCTGAAGAT GTTAAAGCAAATAAGAGGTACGCAGGCTCCTCAAAATGGACTGTGAAG GAAGTTGCTGAAACTGTGAAGGATGATTTCGGCAGCATTGATATCCTTGTGCATTCTCTTGCCAATGGTCCTGAG GTAACAAAGCCCTTGCTGGAGACATCAAGAAGTGGCTATCTTGCTGCAGTTTCAGCATCTAGTTACTCGTTCATCTCTTTACTTCAGCACTTCCTTCCCATCATGAATCCAG GAGGTGCTAGTATCTCTTTGACCTACATTGCTTCGGAAAGGACAATCCCTGG CTATGGTGGTGGCATGAGTTCAGCAAAGGCAGCACTTGAAAGTGATACAAGA GTTCTTGCTTTTGAAGCAGGCCGAAAGGGCAAAATCAGAGTGAACACTATATCAGCAG GTCCATTGGGGAGCAGAGCTGCAAAGGCTATTGGATTCATCGAGAAGATGATCGAGTACTCTTATGTTAACGCACCATTGCAGAAGGAACTCTTGGCAG AGGAAGTGGGGAACGCAGCAGCATTCTTGGTGTCTCCGTTGGCATCTGCAATCACTGGTTCAACTGTTTATGTCGACAATGGACTCAACACGATGGCGCTCGCGGTTGACAGTCCTACTTTGTCTACATAA
- the LOC119297259 gene encoding 11 kDa late embryogenesis abundant protein-like, with amino-acid sequence MQGGKSSSAVGAAKEAVANVGTSAWASKEKTMAVVQETVNKAKAHDPAAKVEAEARKQERIHEAEAAKRDAMRHNAAAKEHATAASYHPTTGAGVDARDVEVEGAAAPRAGSSDDGYLPVSGAGHWVGEGGGHQLPARGTPGGHSA; translated from the coding sequence ATGCAGGGCGGGAAGAGCTCGAGCGCGGTGGGCGCGGCCAAGGAGGCAGTGGCGAACGTGGGCACGTCGGCGTGGGCGAGCAAGGAGAAGACCATGGCCGTGGTGCAGGAGACGGTGAACAAGGCCAAGGCGCACGACCCGGCGGCCAAGGTCGAGGCGGAGGCCAGGAAGCAGGAGCGGATCCACGAGGCGGAGGCCGCCAAGCGGGACGCcatgcgccacaacgccgccgccaAGGAGCACGCCACCGCCGCGTCCTACCACCCCACCACCGGCGCCGGAGTGGACGCCCGCGACGTCGAGGTGGAGGGCGCGGCCGCCCCGCGCGCGGGGAGCAGCGACGACGGCTACCTGCCGGTGTCGGGGGCGGGGCACTGGGTGGGCGAGGGCGGCGGTCACCAGCTGCCCGCGCGCGGCACGCCCGGCGGCCACTCTGCGTGA